In the genome of Gallus gallus isolate bGalGal1 chromosome 21, bGalGal1.mat.broiler.GRCg7b, whole genome shotgun sequence, one region contains:
- the RNF223 gene encoding RING finger protein 223, which translates to MESSALLPAQISGSTTQESPRALFLSSGSVMSCFTQLWHSSTPDSPTSPVPASPHEIPIPISPIVITSPVDSKRKARSPTDKPGSPNPTSPKPASPVECSICFNTYDNTFKTPKLLQCSHVFCLECVARLSKGLPPNHPEDQLPCPFCRQLTSIPQEGAPALETSKELLATLPPELQQEKVLWMEGTKLCCRQASDDPENPDSCISIDVAMSKPESPEVPPTGLVGRLSRCDMCDDWKRIVLLSALIIILFCIILWPVQCALKTGNLRCFTRTVAVSRPEYLPPKHTTASTPVTQLPLL; encoded by the exons ATGGaatcctctgctctgctccctgctcagATATCGGGCAGCACCACCCAGG AGTCTCCCAGGGCCCTATTCCTCTCCTCGGGCTCCGTCATGTCGTGCTTCACCCAGCTATGGCACTCCAGCACACCGGACTCTCCCACCAGCCCGGTCCCTGCATCTCCACATGaaatccccatccccatcagcCCTATCGTTATCACCTCTCCCGTGGACAGCAAGAGGAAAGCGAGGTCCCCAACCGACAAACCAGGCTCTCCGAACCCAACATCCCCAAAGCCAGCCTCCCCCGTTGAATGCTCCATCTGCTTCAACACATACGACAACACCTTTAAGACCCCCAAGCTGCTCCAATGCTCCCATGTTTTCTGCCTGGAGTGCGTGGCCCGCCTGAGCAAAGGGCTGCCCCCCAACCACCCCGAGGACCAGCTCCCCTGCCccttctgcaggcagctgaCTAGCATCCCACAGGAAGGTGCCCCGGCCCTGGAAaccagcaaggagctgctggccACTCTGCCCCCCGAGCTCCAGCAGGAGAAGGTGCTCTGGATGGAAGGCACCAAGCTGTGCTGCCGGCAGGCTTCTGATGACCCCGAGAACCCAGACTCGTGCATCTCCATCGACGTTGCCATGAGCAAACCTGAGAGCCCAGAGGTCCCCCCGACGGGGCTGGTGGGGAGGCTGTCCCGCTGTGACATGTGTGACGACTGGAAGCGCATCGTCCTGCTCTCCGCTCTCATCATCATCCTCTTCTGCATCATCCTGTGGCCGGTGCAGTGCGCGCTGAAGACGGGCAACCTCCGTTGCTTCACGAGGACTGTTGCAGTGAGCAGGCCAGAATATCTCCCCCCAAAACACACCACAGCATCCACACCTGTGACACAGCTCCCGCTCCTGTAG
- the C1orf159 gene encoding uncharacterized protein C1orf159 homolog isoform X1, which yields MYLHNLKRRWRHWTYFPCTDSESGCAQVYTEQLVSETECCVDMLESNSSCPVANQCSPGCYRRWNEDGSSSCIKCKNETLPVASVYNLTDCRNTGIRGMNFQMNISTVTPFIQNIGGPEVAASLILGTFFISLFLILSVASFFYLKRANKLPNVFYRRNKASVLQPSETASMIPPPATSVRKPRYVRRERSLVTSASAAMISSSETRVSNV from the exons ATGTATCTACACAACTTGAAGAGGCGTTGGAGGCATTGGACTTATTTTCCTTGCACAGACTCAGAGAGTGGATGTGCCCAAGTCTATACAGAGCAATTG gtttcagaaacagaatgtTGTGTGGATATGTTGGAGTCAAACAGTTCCTGCCCGGTAGCCAACCAGTGCAGCCCAG GTTGTTACAGACGATGGAACGAGGATGGGAGTAGCAGCTGCATTAAGTGCAAAAATGAAACTCTTCCCGTTGCTTCTGTTTACAATCTGACTGATTGCAGAAACA caGGTATCAGAGGGATGAATTTCCAAATGAATATAAGCACTGTAACTCCTTTCATACAGAACATAG GGGGTCCAGAAGTAGCAGCTTCTCTCATCTTAGGGACGTTTTTCATCAGCTTATTCCTGATTCTGTCTGTCGCTTCTTTCTTCTACCTCAAACGTGCCAATAAACTTCCTAATGTTTTCTACAGAAGGAACAAAG CATCTGTTCTCCAGCCTAGTGAAACA GCATCCATGATACCTCCCCCAGCTACTTCAG TTCGGAAGCCGCGATACGTCAGACGAGAACGGTCACTAGTGACATCTGCCTCTGCCGCTATGATCTCATCTTCCGAAACCAGGGTCAGCAATGTTTAG
- the C1orf159 gene encoding uncharacterized protein C1orf159 homolog isoform X3, producing MEVPYVLLLTRLVAEVASKSTESSVSETECCVDMLESNSSCPVANQCSPGCYRRWNEDGSSSCIKCKNETLPVASVYNLTDCRNTGIRGMNFQMNISTVTPFIQNIGGPEVAASLILGTFFISLFLILSVASFFYLKRANKLPNVFYRRNKASVLQPSETASMIPPPATSVRKPRYVRRERSLVTSASAAMISSSETRVSNV from the exons ATGGAGGTGCCGTATGTCCTTCTCTTAACCAGACTCGTAGCAGAAGTTGCCAGCAAATCTACTGAAAGTTCG gtttcagaaacagaatgtTGTGTGGATATGTTGGAGTCAAACAGTTCCTGCCCGGTAGCCAACCAGTGCAGCCCAG GTTGTTACAGACGATGGAACGAGGATGGGAGTAGCAGCTGCATTAAGTGCAAAAATGAAACTCTTCCCGTTGCTTCTGTTTACAATCTGACTGATTGCAGAAACA caGGTATCAGAGGGATGAATTTCCAAATGAATATAAGCACTGTAACTCCTTTCATACAGAACATAG GGGGTCCAGAAGTAGCAGCTTCTCTCATCTTAGGGACGTTTTTCATCAGCTTATTCCTGATTCTGTCTGTCGCTTCTTTCTTCTACCTCAAACGTGCCAATAAACTTCCTAATGTTTTCTACAGAAGGAACAAAG CATCTGTTCTCCAGCCTAGTGAAACA GCATCCATGATACCTCCCCCAGCTACTTCAG TTCGGAAGCCGCGATACGTCAGACGAGAACGGTCACTAGTGACATCTGCCTCTGCCGCTATGATCTCATCTTCCGAAACCAGGGTCAGCAATGTTTAG
- the C1orf159 gene encoding uncharacterized protein C1orf159 homolog isoform X6: MLSLHGCYRRWNEDGSSSCIKCKNETLPVASVYNLTDCRNTGIRGMNFQMNISTVTPFIQNIGGPEVAASLILGTFFISLFLILSVASFFYLKRANKLPNVFYRRNKASVLQPSETASMIPPPATSVRKPRYVRRERSLVTSASAAMISSSETRVSNV; this comes from the exons ATGCTGTCCTTGCACG GTTGTTACAGACGATGGAACGAGGATGGGAGTAGCAGCTGCATTAAGTGCAAAAATGAAACTCTTCCCGTTGCTTCTGTTTACAATCTGACTGATTGCAGAAACA caGGTATCAGAGGGATGAATTTCCAAATGAATATAAGCACTGTAACTCCTTTCATACAGAACATAG GGGGTCCAGAAGTAGCAGCTTCTCTCATCTTAGGGACGTTTTTCATCAGCTTATTCCTGATTCTGTCTGTCGCTTCTTTCTTCTACCTCAAACGTGCCAATAAACTTCCTAATGTTTTCTACAGAAGGAACAAAG CATCTGTTCTCCAGCCTAGTGAAACA GCATCCATGATACCTCCCCCAGCTACTTCAG TTCGGAAGCCGCGATACGTCAGACGAGAACGGTCACTAGTGACATCTGCCTCTGCCGCTATGATCTCATCTTCCGAAACCAGGGTCAGCAATGTTTAG
- the C1orf159 gene encoding uncharacterized protein C1orf159 homolog isoform X5, with amino-acid sequence MEVPYVLLLTRLVAEVASKSTESSVSETECCVDMLESNSSCPVANQCSPGCYRRWNEDGSSSCIKCKNETLPVASVYNLTDCRNTGIRGMNFQMNISTVTPFIQNIGGPEVAASLILGTFFISLFLILSVASFFYLKRANKLPNVFYRRNKASVLQPSETASMIPPPATSERKVDGRNGF; translated from the exons ATGGAGGTGCCGTATGTCCTTCTCTTAACCAGACTCGTAGCAGAAGTTGCCAGCAAATCTACTGAAAGTTCG gtttcagaaacagaatgtTGTGTGGATATGTTGGAGTCAAACAGTTCCTGCCCGGTAGCCAACCAGTGCAGCCCAG GTTGTTACAGACGATGGAACGAGGATGGGAGTAGCAGCTGCATTAAGTGCAAAAATGAAACTCTTCCCGTTGCTTCTGTTTACAATCTGACTGATTGCAGAAACA caGGTATCAGAGGGATGAATTTCCAAATGAATATAAGCACTGTAACTCCTTTCATACAGAACATAG GGGGTCCAGAAGTAGCAGCTTCTCTCATCTTAGGGACGTTTTTCATCAGCTTATTCCTGATTCTGTCTGTCGCTTCTTTCTTCTACCTCAAACGTGCCAATAAACTTCCTAATGTTTTCTACAGAAGGAACAAAG CATCTGTTCTCCAGCCTAGTGAAACA GCATCCATGATACCTCCCCCAGCTACTTCAG AGAGGAAAGTAGATGGAAGAAATGGGTTTTGA
- the LOC419429 gene encoding protein tyrosine phosphatase, non-receptor type 11-like yields MVRWFHPNISGIEAEKLLLTRGVHGSFLARPSKSNPGDFTLSVRRNDEVTHIKIQNTGDYYDLYGGEKFATLAELVQYYTEQQGLLREKNSNVIELKYPLNCQDPTSERWYHGHLTGKEAEKLLTEKGKPGSFLVRESQSKPGDFVLSVLTNEDKMETGDRKPHVTHVMIHYQPDGKYDVGGGERFDTLTDLVEHYKKNPMVEKSGAVVHLKQPFNATRINAANIENRVRELNKMADHSEKAKQGFWEEFEMLQQQECKLLYPRKEGQRPENKAKNRYKNILPFDTTRVALRDVDESVPGSDYINANYIKSIPEDGRNSEHCKIYIATQGCLQTTVNDFWTMVYQENTHVIVMTTKEVERGRNKCFRYWPDKGCAKEYGCICVRNISEREAQGYYLRELEILHTDRDERPRVVKHYQYFSWPDHGVPNEPGGVLSFLDQVNRTQRSIPDTGPIIVHCSAGIGRTGTIIVIDILVDIIHRQGLDCDIDIPKTIQMVRRQRSGMVQTEAQYKFVYMAVQQFIEAEQKRLEEEQRSKRKERDYLNIGYSPVEKGRAKGQPPSPRAQPVADDESASVYENLNIKSPKVSGMSNTGR; encoded by the exons GAGGAACGATGAGGTGACGCACATTAAGATCCAGAATACAGGGGATTACTACGACCTGTACGGGGGTGAGAAGTTTGCCACGCTTGCAGAGCTGGTGCAGTACTACACTgagcagcaggggctgctgcgGGAGAAGAACAGCAACGTCATCGAGCTGAAGTACCCCCTGAACTGCCAGGACCCGACCTCGGAGAG ATGGTACCATGGCCACCTCACCGGCAAGGAGGCAGAGAAGCTCCTGACGGAGAAGGGGAAGCCAGGCAGCTTTTTGGTGCGGGAGAGCCAGAGCAAACCAGGAGACTTCGTATTGTCAGTGCTGACAAATGAGGATAAGATGGAGACGGGGGACCGCAAACCTCACGTGACCCACGTGATGATCCACTACCAG CCGGATGGGAAGTACGATgtggggggaggagagaggtTTGACACACTCACAGACCTGGTGGAGCACTACAAGAAGAACCCCATGGTGGAGAAATCTGGAGCTGTGGTCCACCTGAAGCAG CCATTCAACGCCACGCGCATCAACGCGGCCAACATTGAGAACAGAGTGAGGGAGCTGAACAAAATGGCAGATCACAGCGAGAAGGCCAAGCAAGGGTTCTGGGAAGAGTTTGAG ATGCTGCAACAGCAGGAGTGCAAGCTTCTGTACCCCAGGAAAGAGGGGCAGCGACCTGAGAACAAGGCAAAGAATCGCTACAAGAACATCCTTCCCT TTGACACCACGCGGGTGGCACTCCGAGACGTGGATGAGAGCGTGCCTGGCTCAGACTACATCAATGCCAACTACATCAAG AGCATCCCCGAGGATGGAAGGAACTCAGAGCACTGCAAGATCTACATAGCCAcccagggctgcctgcagacaACAGTGAATGACTTCTGGACCATGGTGTACCAAGAGAACACTCACGTCATTGTCATGACAACCAAGGAAGTGGAGCGGGGCAGG AACAAGTGTTTCCGCTACTGGCCGGACAAGGGCTGTGCCAAGGAGTATGGGTGCATCTGTGTGCGAAACATCAGCGAGCGCGAGGCACAGGGCTACTACCTCCGGGAGCTGGAGATCCTGCATACGGACAGG GATGAGCGTCccagggtggtgaagcactacCAGTATTTCAGCTGGCCAGATCACGGGGTGCCCAACGAACCAGGAGGGGTTCTCAGCTTTCTGGACCAAGTGAACCGGACACAGCGAAGCATTCCAGACACGGGGCCGATCATAGTGCACTGCAG tGCTGGAATAGGACGCACAGGCACCATCATAGTGATAGACATTCTGGTGGATATAATTCACAGGCAAG GTTTGGACTGCGACATTGACATCCCCAAAACGATCCAGATGGTACGCAGGCAGCGCTCGGGCATGGTGCAGACAGAGGCCCAGTACAAGTTCGTCTACATGGCTGTCCAGCAGTTCATTGAGGCGGAGCAGAagaggctggaggaagagcag agaagtaaaagGAAAGAGCGAGACTACTTGAATATTGGATACTCTCCTGTGGAAAAAGGCAGAGCCAAAGGGCAGCCCCCTTCACCACGAGCCCAGCCAGT GGCTGATGATGAGTCAGCTTCCGTCTATGAGAACCTCAACATCAAAAGCCCAAAGGTTTCAGGGATGAGTAACACGGGGCGATAG
- the C1orf159 gene encoding uncharacterized protein C1orf159 homolog isoform X4 — protein MEVPYVLLLTRLVAEVASKSTESSVSETECCVDMLESNSSCPVANQCSPGCYRRWNEDGSSSCIKCKNETLPVASVYNLTDCRNSIRGMNFQMNISTVTPFIQNIGGPEVAASLILGTFFISLFLILSVASFFYLKRANKLPNVFYRRNKASVLQPSETASMIPPPATSVRKPRYVRRERSLVTSASAAMISSSETRVSNV, from the exons ATGGAGGTGCCGTATGTCCTTCTCTTAACCAGACTCGTAGCAGAAGTTGCCAGCAAATCTACTGAAAGTTCG gtttcagaaacagaatgtTGTGTGGATATGTTGGAGTCAAACAGTTCCTGCCCGGTAGCCAACCAGTGCAGCCCAG GTTGTTACAGACGATGGAACGAGGATGGGAGTAGCAGCTGCATTAAGTGCAAAAATGAAACTCTTCCCGTTGCTTCTGTTTACAATCTGACTGATTGCAGAAACA GTATCAGAGGGATGAATTTCCAAATGAATATAAGCACTGTAACTCCTTTCATACAGAACATAG GGGGTCCAGAAGTAGCAGCTTCTCTCATCTTAGGGACGTTTTTCATCAGCTTATTCCTGATTCTGTCTGTCGCTTCTTTCTTCTACCTCAAACGTGCCAATAAACTTCCTAATGTTTTCTACAGAAGGAACAAAG CATCTGTTCTCCAGCCTAGTGAAACA GCATCCATGATACCTCCCCCAGCTACTTCAG TTCGGAAGCCGCGATACGTCAGACGAGAACGGTCACTAGTGACATCTGCCTCTGCCGCTATGATCTCATCTTCCGAAACCAGGGTCAGCAATGTTTAG
- the LOC419429 gene encoding protein tyrosine phosphatase, non-receptor type 11-like isoform X1, translating to MTSRRWFHPNISGIEAEKLLLTRGVHGSFLARPSKSNPGDFTLSVRRNDEVTHIKIQNTGDYYDLYGGEKFATLAELVQYYTEQQGLLREKNSNVIELKYPLNCQDPTSERWYHGHLTGKEAEKLLTEKGKPGSFLVRESQSKPGDFVLSVLTNEDKMETGDRKPHVTHVMIHYQPDGKYDVGGGERFDTLTDLVEHYKKNPMVEKSGAVVHLKQPFNATRINAANIENRVRELNKMADHSEKAKQGFWEEFEMLQQQECKLLYPRKEGQRPENKAKNRYKNILPFDTTRVALRDVDESVPGSDYINANYIKSIPEDGRNSEHCKIYIATQGCLQTTVNDFWTMVYQENTHVIVMTTKEVERGRNKCFRYWPDKGCAKEYGCICVRNISEREAQGYYLRELEILHTDRDERPRVVKHYQYFSWPDHGVPNEPGGVLSFLDQVNRTQRSIPDTGPIIVHCSAGIGRTGTIIVIDILVDIIHRQGLDCDIDIPKTIQMVRRQRSGMVQTEAQYKFVYMAVQQFIEAEQKRLEEEQRSKRKERDYLNIGYSPVEKGRAKGQPPSPRAQPVADDESASVYENLNIKSPKVSGMSNTGR from the exons GAGGAACGATGAGGTGACGCACATTAAGATCCAGAATACAGGGGATTACTACGACCTGTACGGGGGTGAGAAGTTTGCCACGCTTGCAGAGCTGGTGCAGTACTACACTgagcagcaggggctgctgcgGGAGAAGAACAGCAACGTCATCGAGCTGAAGTACCCCCTGAACTGCCAGGACCCGACCTCGGAGAG ATGGTACCATGGCCACCTCACCGGCAAGGAGGCAGAGAAGCTCCTGACGGAGAAGGGGAAGCCAGGCAGCTTTTTGGTGCGGGAGAGCCAGAGCAAACCAGGAGACTTCGTATTGTCAGTGCTGACAAATGAGGATAAGATGGAGACGGGGGACCGCAAACCTCACGTGACCCACGTGATGATCCACTACCAG CCGGATGGGAAGTACGATgtggggggaggagagaggtTTGACACACTCACAGACCTGGTGGAGCACTACAAGAAGAACCCCATGGTGGAGAAATCTGGAGCTGTGGTCCACCTGAAGCAG CCATTCAACGCCACGCGCATCAACGCGGCCAACATTGAGAACAGAGTGAGGGAGCTGAACAAAATGGCAGATCACAGCGAGAAGGCCAAGCAAGGGTTCTGGGAAGAGTTTGAG ATGCTGCAACAGCAGGAGTGCAAGCTTCTGTACCCCAGGAAAGAGGGGCAGCGACCTGAGAACAAGGCAAAGAATCGCTACAAGAACATCCTTCCCT TTGACACCACGCGGGTGGCACTCCGAGACGTGGATGAGAGCGTGCCTGGCTCAGACTACATCAATGCCAACTACATCAAG AGCATCCCCGAGGATGGAAGGAACTCAGAGCACTGCAAGATCTACATAGCCAcccagggctgcctgcagacaACAGTGAATGACTTCTGGACCATGGTGTACCAAGAGAACACTCACGTCATTGTCATGACAACCAAGGAAGTGGAGCGGGGCAGG AACAAGTGTTTCCGCTACTGGCCGGACAAGGGCTGTGCCAAGGAGTATGGGTGCATCTGTGTGCGAAACATCAGCGAGCGCGAGGCACAGGGCTACTACCTCCGGGAGCTGGAGATCCTGCATACGGACAGG GATGAGCGTCccagggtggtgaagcactacCAGTATTTCAGCTGGCCAGATCACGGGGTGCCCAACGAACCAGGAGGGGTTCTCAGCTTTCTGGACCAAGTGAACCGGACACAGCGAAGCATTCCAGACACGGGGCCGATCATAGTGCACTGCAG tGCTGGAATAGGACGCACAGGCACCATCATAGTGATAGACATTCTGGTGGATATAATTCACAGGCAAG GTTTGGACTGCGACATTGACATCCCCAAAACGATCCAGATGGTACGCAGGCAGCGCTCGGGCATGGTGCAGACAGAGGCCCAGTACAAGTTCGTCTACATGGCTGTCCAGCAGTTCATTGAGGCGGAGCAGAagaggctggaggaagagcag agaagtaaaagGAAAGAGCGAGACTACTTGAATATTGGATACTCTCCTGTGGAAAAAGGCAGAGCCAAAGGGCAGCCCCCTTCACCACGAGCCCAGCCAGT GGCTGATGATGAGTCAGCTTCCGTCTATGAGAACCTCAACATCAAAAGCCCAAAGGTTTCAGGGATGAGTAACACGGGGCGATAG
- the C1orf159 gene encoding uncharacterized protein C1orf159 homolog isoform X2 — MYLHNLKRRWRHWTYFPCTDSESGCAQVYTEQLVSETECCVDMLESNSSCPVANQCSPGCYRRWNEDGSSSCIKCKNETLPVASVYNLTDCRNSIRGMNFQMNISTVTPFIQNIGGPEVAASLILGTFFISLFLILSVASFFYLKRANKLPNVFYRRNKASVLQPSETASMIPPPATSVRKPRYVRRERSLVTSASAAMISSSETRVSNV, encoded by the exons ATGTATCTACACAACTTGAAGAGGCGTTGGAGGCATTGGACTTATTTTCCTTGCACAGACTCAGAGAGTGGATGTGCCCAAGTCTATACAGAGCAATTG gtttcagaaacagaatgtTGTGTGGATATGTTGGAGTCAAACAGTTCCTGCCCGGTAGCCAACCAGTGCAGCCCAG GTTGTTACAGACGATGGAACGAGGATGGGAGTAGCAGCTGCATTAAGTGCAAAAATGAAACTCTTCCCGTTGCTTCTGTTTACAATCTGACTGATTGCAGAAACA GTATCAGAGGGATGAATTTCCAAATGAATATAAGCACTGTAACTCCTTTCATACAGAACATAG GGGGTCCAGAAGTAGCAGCTTCTCTCATCTTAGGGACGTTTTTCATCAGCTTATTCCTGATTCTGTCTGTCGCTTCTTTCTTCTACCTCAAACGTGCCAATAAACTTCCTAATGTTTTCTACAGAAGGAACAAAG CATCTGTTCTCCAGCCTAGTGAAACA GCATCCATGATACCTCCCCCAGCTACTTCAG TTCGGAAGCCGCGATACGTCAGACGAGAACGGTCACTAGTGACATCTGCCTCTGCCGCTATGATCTCATCTTCCGAAACCAGGGTCAGCAATGTTTAG